A DNA window from Camelina sativa cultivar DH55 chromosome 17, Cs, whole genome shotgun sequence contains the following coding sequences:
- the LOC104754415 gene encoding BI1-like protein yields MHKWNLPYRKDDVETGASGGERTLYPTMLESPELRWGFIRKVYSIIVFQLLATIAVAATVVFVRPIAVFFATTSAGLALWIVLIITPLLVMCPLYYYHQKHPVNYLLLGIFTVAMAFAIGLTCAFTSGKVILEAAILTTVVVLSLTLYTFWAAKKGYDFNFLGPFLFGALIVLMVFALIQIFFPLGRLSVMIYGCLAAIIFCGYIVYDTDNLIKRYSYDEYIWAAVSLYLDIINLFLALLTIFRAAE; encoded by the exons ATGCATAAGTGGAATCTTCCTTACCGGAAAGATGACGTGGAGACCGGCGCTAGTGGCGGTGAGAGAACTCTTTATCCGACGATGCTCGAGAGCCCCGAACTCCGATGGGGTTTCATCCGTAAGGTATATTCCATAATCGTTTTCCAGCTTTTAGCAACCATCGCCGTCGCCGCCACGGTGGTTTTCGTCCGTCCGATTGCCGTGTTCTTCGCCACCACTAGTGCCGGTCTTGCTCTCTGGATTGTCCTAATCATCACACCTCTTCTag TAATGTGTCCTCTGTACTATTACCACCAGAAACATCCGGTGAATTACTTGCTTCTAGGGATCTTCACGGTGGCTATGGCTTTCGCCATTGGATTGACGTGTGCTTTCACCAGTG GAAAAGTGATTCTTGAAGCAGCGATTTTAACGACAGTAGTGGTGCTTTCCTTAACCTTGTACACCTTTTGGGCGGCGAAGAAAGGATATGACTTCAATTTCCTCGGTCCATTCTTATTTGGTGCTCTCATCGTTCTCATGGTCTTTGCCCTTATTCAG atATTCTTTCCGTTGGGTCGGCTCTCAGTGATGATCTATGGTTGTTTAGCTGCGATAATATTCTGTGGGTACATAGTTTACGATACAGACAATCTCATCAAACGTTACAGTTACGATGAGTACATCTGGGCTGCAGTTTCGCTCTACTTGGATATTATCAACCTCTTCTTGGCTCTCCTTACCATTTTCAGAGCTGCCGAATGA